From a single Fusobacterium ulcerans ATCC 49185 genomic region:
- a CDS encoding transketolase → MKDIKTLEEKATSIRKSIVEMICEAKSGHPGGSLSATDILTALYFSEMNIDPANPKMAGRDRFVLSKGHAAPALYATLAERGYFDKAILKTLRQYGSILQGHPDMKKVPGVEISTGSLGQGLSVANGMALNAKLSGESYRTYIILGDGELQEGQIWEAAMTAAHYKLDNVCAFLDFNNLQIDGNVDKIMGVEPVDAKWEAFGWNVIRIDGHNFEEILSALDKAKEAKGKPTIVIAKTVKGKGVSFMENVCGFHGVAPTKEEAEKALAELNSK, encoded by the coding sequence ATGAAAGATATCAAAACTCTAGAAGAAAAAGCTACTAGTATAAGAAAATCTATTGTAGAAATGATCTGTGAAGCAAAGTCAGGACACCCAGGAGGATCACTGTCAGCAACAGACATTTTAACAGCTCTATATTTTTCAGAGATGAATATAGATCCTGCTAATCCTAAAATGGCAGGAAGAGACAGATTTGTATTATCAAAAGGACATGCAGCACCAGCATTATATGCTACACTTGCAGAGAGAGGATATTTTGATAAGGCTATCCTAAAAACTTTAAGACAATATGGATCAATATTACAAGGACACCCTGACATGAAAAAAGTTCCAGGAGTAGAAATCTCTACTGGTTCATTAGGACAGGGATTATCAGTAGCAAATGGTATGGCATTAAATGCTAAACTTTCTGGAGAATCTTACAGAACATATATCATCCTAGGAGATGGAGAATTACAAGAAGGACAGATATGGGAAGCTGCAATGACAGCAGCACATTATAAACTTGATAATGTATGTGCATTCTTAGACTTTAATAATCTTCAAATAGATGGAAATGTAGATAAAATTATGGGTGTGGAACCTGTTGATGCAAAATGGGAAGCTTTTGGATGGAATGTTATTAGAATAGATGGACATAACTTTGAAGAAATTCTTTCTGCTTTGGATAAAGCAAAAGAGGCAAAAGGAAAACCAACTATTGTGATAGCTAAAACTGTAAAAGGTAAAGGAGTGTCTTTCATGGAAAATGTTTGTGGATTCCATGGAGTAGCACCAACTAAAGAAGAAGCTGAAAAGGCATTAGCAGAAC
- the tuf gene encoding elongation factor Tu, with protein MAKAKFERSKPHVNIGTIGHVDHGKTTTTAAISKVLSDLGLAQKVDFDKIDVAPEERERGITINTAHIEYETEKRHYAHVDCPGHADYVKNMITGAAQMDGAILVVSAADGPMPQTREHILLSRQVGVPYIVVYLNKADMVDDPELLELVEMEVRELLTEYGFPGDDIPVITGSSLGALNGEQKWVDQIMALMNAVDEYIPTPERAVDQPFLMPIEDVFTITGRGTVVTGRVERGIVKVGEELEIIGIKPTAKTTCTGVEMFRKLLDQGQAGDNIGALLRGTKKEDVERGQVLAKPGSILPHTGFRSEVYVLTKEEGGRHTPFFSGYRPQFYFRTTDITGAVTLPEGVEMVMPGDNIEMRVELIHPIAMETGLRFAIREGGRTVASGVVAEITK; from the coding sequence ATGGCTAAAGCAAAATTCGAAAGAAGCAAACCCCATGTAAACATTGGAACAATTGGACACGTTGACCACGGAAAAACAACTACAACAGCAGCTATTTCTAAAGTTTTATCAGACTTAGGACTAGCTCAAAAAGTTGATTTTGATAAAATCGACGTAGCTCCAGAAGAAAGAGAAAGAGGAATCACAATCAACACAGCTCACATTGAGTATGAAACAGAAAAAAGACACTACGCACACGTTGACTGTCCAGGACATGCTGACTATGTAAAAAACATGATCACAGGAGCAGCTCAAATGGATGGAGCTATTCTAGTTGTATCAGCAGCAGATGGACCTATGCCACAAACAAGAGAGCACATCCTACTATCAAGACAGGTTGGAGTTCCATATATCGTAGTATATTTAAATAAAGCAGATATGGTAGACGATCCAGAATTACTAGAACTAGTAGAAATGGAAGTAAGAGAATTACTAACAGAGTATGGATTCCCAGGAGATGACATTCCAGTAATAACAGGATCATCACTAGGAGCATTAAATGGAGAACAAAAATGGGTAGATCAAATAATGGCGCTAATGAACGCAGTAGATGAGTATATTCCAACTCCAGAAAGAGCAGTAGATCAACCATTCTTGATGCCAATAGAAGACGTGTTCACAATAACAGGAAGAGGAACAGTTGTAACAGGAAGAGTAGAAAGAGGAATAGTAAAAGTAGGAGAAGAATTAGAAATAATAGGAATCAAACCTACAGCAAAGACAACATGTACAGGAGTAGAAATGTTTAGAAAACTACTTGATCAAGGTCAAGCAGGAGATAACATAGGAGCTCTATTAAGAGGAACTAAAAAAGAAGATGTAGAAAGAGGACAAGTACTAGCAAAACCAGGATCAATCCTACCACATACAGGATTTAGATCAGAAGTATATGTATTGACAAAAGAAGAGGGAGGAAGACATACACCATTCTTCTCAGGATACAGACCACAATTCTACTTCAGAACTACAGATATAACAGGAGCAGTAACATTACCAGAAGGAGTAGAAATGGTAATGCCAGGAGATAACATAGAAATGAGAGTAGAATTAATCCACCCAATCGCAATGGAAACAGGATTAAGATTCGCAATCAGAGAAGGTGGAAGAACAGTAGCTTCTGGTGTAGTTGCTGAAATTACTAAATAG